In the genome of Ensifer sp. WSM1721, the window TCGACTACCAGATGTATGTCTGGGCGGCGGTGCTATATTTGTTCATGGTGGAATTGCTGCGCAACATCTGGGCTTGGCTCGAAGCGCGGCTGACGCGCCACCTGAAGCGTTGAGCGGGCACGGAGCTGTTCACGGCGAAAGGCTTGGCAGCACTCGCTCAGCATTGCTAACAAGCCTTTGTTATTCCATGGGAATTTTGGCTGCAGCACGAATATTAGGGCTTGATTAAGGAATCAAGCGCTTCATCATAGAGACCACCCTTTGCAAAAAGTGAGGTCCGAATGACGAGCGACATGGAACTGCAGCTCAAGGGTTACGGCCTGACGACGGCCCAGATACTCTATCGGATGCCCGACCACCCGGCTCTCCTGCAGACCTATATCTGGCAGCACTACGACATCGCACCGGATTTCCCGGAAATGCGCAGCTTCCTGAAATTCTGGCAGGAGAAGCTGGACGGGCCGTTGCATTCGGTACGCTACGTGCACCGCAAGCTCATCTCCGCGACCGAATGGCGCGCCCTCAAGGGCGAGTTCGTCCTCCACTGATGAGAAAGCGCTCTGCAGAGTGGGGGTAGGAAAACTGCGCGCTTTCGCCTATGTCCCGCGTCGCGGCGAAAGAAGTCGACCCATTAATCTTGCGCCGACTCCACTCGAACTCATGACGAGCAGAAATTATCACACCGACCGCGTTATGCCGCCATCGATGCGGATGTTCTGGCCCGTGATATAGCCTCCGCGATCGGTCGCAAGCAGAGCGATCAGTTCGGCCACCTCCTCCGACGTCCCGTACCGCCCCATCGGAATTCGCTCTCGGCGCTCCTCCGTCTCCGGCAGGCTGTCGATAAAGCCCGGCAGGACGTTGTTCATGCGCACATTGTCGGCCGCATATCGGTCCGCGAAGAGCTTGGTGAAGGCAGCGAGGCCGGAACGAAAGACGCCCGAAGTCGGAAACAGCGGATCAGGTTCAAAGACCGCATAGGTAGAGATGTTGACGATGCTGCCGGATTGTTGCTCGACCATGATCGGCGTGACGAGCCTGGTCGGCCTCACGACGTTAAGGAAATAGACCTCCATCCCCTTATGCCAGTCCTCGTCGGTGAGTTCCAGTACCGGAGCGCGTGGCCCATGTCCGGCCGAGTTGATGAGCGCGTCCACCCGCCCCCAAGCGTCGTAAGCCGAATCGACAAGCCGCTTCAAATCGTCGTTCGACTGGTTCGATCCGGTGACGCCGATGCCGCCGAGTTCTTTCGCCAGAGCCTCGCCCTTGCCGGACGAGGACAGGATGGCGACGCGGAAACCCTCCGCTGCCATCCTCCGCGCTGCAACGGCGCCCATGCCGGAACCGCCGGCGGTAATGATTGCTACCTTTTGTTCACTCATCATACATCCTACTCAAATGTCCCCGTTTTTGATTGGCTGCCGGCAAAGTTCACCCGCACGACCGCAGTTGAAGCAGCCTCTCGCGCCGGCATCAAACGAGAATTTCTGATGACCGTATCAAGAACGCCCATCTACAGCCGCGACGGCCGTCAGACATGCACCTCGCCGTGGGCCAACTCACCGGCTCCAGGCTCCTTGCGCAGAGAGCCATAGAGAACCGCCGCGTAGAATAGCGCGACCCCGATCATCACCGCCCAGCCGGGTACCACACCGAGAGCTGCATTCTCCGTCACATCGGCCCAGGAGCGGACATGTCCGAAGGGTTCGCCATTGGTCGACATCTTAGGCGAGGAGATCTTCAGCGCCCAGGCCAAGAGCAGTATCAGGTACATCCAGCAATAGTTGCGCTGCAGCCGCCGACAGACGGCCTCCTTATAGCTCATCAGGAAAGCCGGCCGGCGCAGGCTGGCGGCTATCGACACGGACCACTTGAAGGTCGGCGTGCCTTCGGGGCAAAGAATCTGAGCGAAATAACCGCGCTCGAGCTGGCGCACCCGGGCGCGATAGACGTCGAAGAAACGGTAGCGCCGTGCCTCGATCAAGAGCAGCAAGGTGATGAGCAATACGGCGAAGAGCAGGACGCCATGGTGCGACGATGGTGTCGAAAGCGAAACGGACAGCATCGCCGCGACCACCGTGATCGCCCAGTTCGAGGTTCGGTCTATACGATCCCGCCAACCGGCCATCCGCCCCATTTCGCCGCGATAATAATGGACGATCGTGTTGATCGTCTCCTGCGAGCTCTGAGGAAGGGGCGGGCCCTGCCGCTCCGGCATCTCCGTTTCCAATGTCAGCGGGCTCAAGTCAGCAGTCATCGGCATTCCTCCCGATTTCTCACTGTTTTCGGGGATGATGACTCCTTTCCCATCGACGATAAATGCCGCGGCGCCCCCACCCAGTCGATTTTTTTACCGAACGCTCAATGTTCGCTTTACGTTCCAGGCTTCACAGGGCCGTCCCGACCTGAAGCCTATCGCCGCTTCCGTGCGAAATGGAGTATTATTCAACGACATCGGTCACTTATGCAGGTGATCGCCCCCGGCGGCGATTGTCAAAGTCCGCTGGCGGTCGTAAGAAGCGCTCATGACCCAGAAGAGCAAGAAGATCGACGAGGAAGCACTGGCGGCGGCATATAACCGCGCGCTTTCCCTGGAGAAGTCCGGGCACTTTGACGCGGCCGCCGCAGCCTATCGGGAAGTCCTTGAACTCGATCCGGAGGATCACGGCGGCGCCGCCGTTCGGCTGGCCTCGATGGGTCGGGGTGACACGCCGCTCAAGGCGCCGGACGCCTATGTGGCCACACTGTTCGACCAGCATGCCGAGGTTTTCGACAATGTCCTCGTCGACCAGTTGGACTATTGCGTACCACTTCTCGTTCGCCAGCGAATTCAGGCGCTTGGGCTTGGGCCTTTCAAGCGGGTGCTCGATCTCGGCTGCGGCACCGGGCTCACCGGCGGCGCACTGCGCGATATGGCGGAAGACATAACCGGCGTGGATCTCTCGGAGAACATGGTGGAGATTGCCCACGAGAAAGATCTCTATGAGACGCTCTACGTCGCCGAGGCCGTCGATTTCCTCGACGACAATGATGATGAGCCGTTCGACCTGATTGTTGCGACCGACGTCCTGCCCTATATCGGCGCCTTGGAGCCGCTCTTCTTCGGCGCGGTCGACAATCTCGTACCGGGCGGGCTCCTGATCTTCTCCAGCGAGACCCTCCCGGCGGAGGCTTTCGCAGGGCGCGGCTACGTCGTCGGCCCGCATCAACGCTTCGCGCATTCAGAGACCTACTTGCGCGACCGTCTGACCGCGACCGGATTCGAGGTGATCGACATCAGCGACATCACCGTTCGTAAGGAAGAGGGCGAGCCGACCGCCGGGCAATTGCTTATCGCGCGGTTCAAGCCCTGATTGCCGGCGCCTGCTGCCGCGGCTATCGTCGGCTAAATCTCTGCCAAAGCAAATGGGAGTCTGCAGGAAATGGCCAAAGTCGCATTCATCGGTCTCGGCGTCATGGGATACCCGATGGCCGGTCATCTCAAGGTCCGCGGTGGGCACGACGTGACCGTCTACAACCGAACCTCCGCGAAGGCGGAACAATGGGCGACTGCGTTCGGCGGGCGCACGGCGGCAACGCCTGCAGAGGCGGCAAAAGATCAGGACTTCGTTTTCTCCTGCGTCGGCAATGACGACGACCTGCGCTCCGTCACCACCGGCGAAGACGGTGCCTTCGAGACCATAGGCCAGGGGGCGATCTTTATCGACAACACCACGGCCTCGGCTGAAGTTGCTCGCGAGCTCTACTCTGCGGCCCGAGCAAAGGGCGCGCATTTTATCGATGCGCCGGTCTCGGGCGGCCAGGCCGGCGCCGAGAATGGGGTGCTCACGGTCATGTGCGGCGGCGACTCGGAAGCCTTCGACAGGGCAAAGCCGGTCATCGAAGCCTACGCGCGCATGGTCGGTCTGATGGGCCCGGCCGGTGCCGGCCAGCTCACCAAGATGATCAACCAGATCTGCATCGCCGGTCTCGTGCAAGGCCTCGCCGAGGGCATCCACTTCGGCAAAAGAGCTGGCCTCGATATCGAGAAGGTTATCGACGTCATTTCCAAGGGGGCAGCCGGTTCCTGGCAGATGGAAAACCGCTACAAGACCATGAATGCCGGAAAATATGATTTCGGCTTCGCCGTCGACTGGATGCGCAAGGACCTCGATATCGTCCTCGCCGAAGCGCGGCGCAATGGTGCCAAGCTTCCCGTGACTGCCTTGGTGGACCAGTTCTACGCCGACGTGCAGGCGCTCGGGGGAAACCGCTGGGACACCTCTTCGCTGCTTGCGCGGCTCGAGAAGTGACGCTCTCCCCAACATCGACAGCACAAGAAATCATCGATCGCCTGCGCCTGCTCGGATCTGAGGAAAACATCGCCGGCATGGCGCGCTTCGGGATCGCGACCGAAGCGGCGCTCGGCCTTTCGAATGTCGAGCTTCGTCGCATCTCCCGTCAGGTGAAGACAGATCATGCCCGCGGCTCGAGCTCTGGCGCTCGGGCATCCGAGAAGCGCGCATCCTGGCTGCCTTCACCGCCGATCCCAAGGCTTTGACGCTCGACGAAGCGCGGCGCTGGGCAGGCGACTGCAACTCATGGGAGGTCGTCGATATGCTCGCCGACCTCCTTGTCGGCGCGCGGTACGATCGGGCGCTCGTTGCCGAATTTGCCACCGACGAGCGGGAATTCGTCCGCCGCCTCGCCTTTGCGATGATCGCCACCGCAGCCGTGCACCTCAAGACCGAACCGGATTCGACGTTTGTGGCGTGGTTACCGCTGATCGAGGCACATGCCGCCGATGACCGCAATTTCGTAAAAAAGGCCGTGAACTGGGCGCTGAGACAGATCGGCAAGCGCAACGCCGCCTGCCACGCGCCGGCTCTGGCGCTTGCGGAAAAACTCGCGGCGAGCGCGGACCGTGCGGCACGATGGACAGGCCGGGACGCGGTGCGCGAACTTAGCGGCAGCAAGGTGCTCTGGCGTCTCGGCCTAGCTGTTTGAGTTGGAGGCTGCATGCCGATATGCAGCCGCAACGCATGCGCCAGAGCATTAAAATGTTTCCGAAAAATCAGACGAATAGAGAAGAATTCTCCAAACTCACTTGAGCGGGGGCAGCTATTCCTCGCTGCTCTTTGCCTGGTCGATCACCATATAGTCGAGCGGTAACTGCGTCGTATATTTGATCTGCTCCATGGCGAAAGCGGAGGACACGTCGCGGATCTCGATCTTGGCGATCAGCCGCTTGTAGAACGCGTCATAGGCGGCGATGTCGGGCACGACGACGCGCAAGAGATAATCGACATCACCGCTCATGCGATAAAATTCCACCACTTCCGGAAAATCGGCGACCACCTCGGAGAACCGGCGCAGCCACTCCATGGAGTGCGAATTCGTCCGGACCGACACGAACACGGTGACCTTGGTATTGACCTTCACCGGATCGAGAAGCGCGACACGGCGCCGGATTACGCCATCCTCCTCCATCTTCTGGATGCGTCGCCAGCAAGGCGTGGTCGAAAGACCTACCTTCTTGGCAAGGTCGGCAACAGCCAAGGTCGAATCTTCCTGCAAAAGGCGCAGGATCTTGCGGTCTAGGCGATCCATGGAAAGTCCTCTCGAATATTTTTCCTTTCATAGCGCGCAATTTGTGAAAATAAAGAAAATTGTTTCATCTTGTGAGCACCCGTATTCTTTCGCGCAGGAAAGGCAGCAATTCGGCCTCGAACCAGGGGTGACGCCGAAGCCACCCAGTGTTGCGCCAGCTCGGATGCGGCATCGGCAACACGGCAGGGCCTTGGTTGCGCTTCACGTAGCGATGCCAATTGCGCGCAGTTTCGGTCATTGATTTCGGACAGTCCTGCCCCAGATGCCAGCGCTGTGCATAGTGGCCAACCGCCAGCACCAGCTCGATCTGCGGCATCGCCTCCATAACGCGCTGCCGCCACAGCGGCGCACACTCGCTTCTCGGCGGCAGGTCGCTGCCATGCCTGTCATAGCCGGGAAAGCAGAAGCCCATCGGCACGATGGCGAAGTTTCGCGGATCGTAGAATGCCGCGCGGTCTACCGAGAGCCATTGCCGCAGCCGGTCGCCCGATGCATCGTTGAAGGGAAGGCCGCTTTCATGCACGCGCAGGCCCGGCGCCTGCCCGGCGATGAGGATCTTTGCGGTTGCCGAAAGCACAGCGACAGGCCTCGGCTCGTGCGGTAGCCGGTGATCCGGCCCGCGCGCCGGATCGTCGCGGCACAGGCGGCAGGCCGCAATGGCCGTCTGCAACGCCTTCAGCCGTTCCTCTCCGCTGTCAACCACCTAAGATCCTTGTCGCAATCGTGCTTACCTGCTCCTCGAGCCACCGGGCGATGAGCTCCAGCCAGTCGCCTGTCAGATGCGGTGACTCCTCGGCCTTTCCGTTCGAACGCCGCCATTCCTGCGGCCTTACGAAATCGCCTTCCCAGAGACCCGCTTTGTCGCCTCGCGCCGCTTCCTCTTCGTCGCGGTAGAGGCCGTAGCTCACGGCGTGACCGGAGAGAACCATTTCCCGACCGATATCGCGCCCGTCCGCTTCGCAGACACCAAGCTCCCGTCCATAGCGATCGCGGCCGTGGAGCCGACACACCGTTGTCGCTCCCTCGATCAGCGTCTTCAGCCGCAGGCGCGCTTCCGCGCCGCAATCCCAAACGGCCTCGCCGCGCCTGCAGGTCTGGCCGATTTCGGGAGCATCGATGCCTTCGAGCCTGATGCGGCGCCCGTTAATTCGCAAGCTGTCGCCGTCGCTCGCCGAGGCCGAGCCGCGCAATTGGCCGGTCACGGGCGGTTCCGGCGGCGGCAGCTTCGCGGCTACATAGGCACCGATGCCGAGGAGGAAAAGGAAGACCCATCCACTGATCATGCCGGCACGGCCTTGCTGCGCGCGGCGTCGAGGCGGCCCATCGTTTTCCGGCCGGCCAAAGGCAAATCGGCGGCCAGAGGGCGTGGGCCTGCCGGCGGAGCCGCCGACAACACGGAACCTTCGATTCTGCGGCTTCACCCGAACGCCTCTTCTTTTCGCGCGATCAAACGCAATCGCGCCACAATGGTTGTCGAATCCTTCATGGAGGGCAGCAACTTCTTAAGGATTGCATCCTAGACTGCAAGCCAAACGAAACCCCCTGCCCATGAGCATGAGCATCGCCGTCAGCACATCGACCGATAAGATCATCGTCGACAAGTCGCGCAACTATCGAAACAAGGCTGTTTCGAAGACGGTGCGCGCGACGCGCCAGCGGCTGCAGACCGGTTCCTCCGACCCCTCCGGTTTTGACCGGGAAATGCTCCTGCTTCATATCGACTCCGTCCTGCATGGCGCGATCGCCCTGCCCGTGCTCGTCGCCCTGATTGCGGCCACCGGCATCTATCTCTCGGGCGATCCCAGCGTTCTTGCCTGGGCGTTCATGATGCTCTCGGCTCATGCGGTCACGATCTTCCTCGCGCGGAAAGCGAAGCGCGAAGACATCGTCGTTGAAAAAGTCGCCGCCTGGCGCCGCCGTTTCCTCGCCGGCCAGGTCCTGATCGGGCTGTGCTGGGCGATCTTTTCCATGCAAGACTGTTCGTCCTGCGGCGAGGTCGTGTCCGGCCTCTTCGAGGGAACGGTGTTGTTCATCGCGCTTGCAGCCACGGCGATGGGTACGTTCCTGCTGCGCAATGCCCTTTTCTACACGTTCCTGCCGGTCGTCGCGGCGCTCGGTTTCTCGTCGTTGACGGCCGCCGATCCCGTTCACATCGGTTTGACGGGCATCCTCTCGCTCTCGCTCGTTTTCCTCGCCTTCATGACCGACCGTATGAATCGTGCAAATGTGCACATTCTGTCGGTCCAGTCGGAGAAGGACGATCTCATTGCCGAGCTCGAAGTCGCGAAATCCATGTCCGACGAGGCCCGCCGCCGGGCCGAAGAGGCCAACCTCGCCAAATCCCGCTTCCTCGCTTCGATGTCGCATGAGCTGCGGACCCCGCTCAACGCCATTCTCGGCTTCTCCGAGGTGATGTCGAGCGAAGTGCTGGGGCCGCTCAACAACCCGACCTACAAGGAATATACGGCGGACATTCACCGCTCGGGCGAGCACCTCCTGAATCTCATCAACGAAATTCTCGACCTTTCGCGCATCGAGGCCGGCAGGTACGAACTCAACGAGGAGGCCGTCAGTCTCGTCGACATCGCTGACGATTGCATCGGCATGGTGCAGCTTCGTGCCCGCGGCAAGAACATCGCGTTCTCGCAGCAGTTCGAGCAAGGCATGCCGGCCGTCTGGGTCGACGAGAAGGCGATGCGTCAGGTTACGCTCAACCTCCTGTCGAATGCGGTCAAGTTCACGCCCTCGGGCGGCGAGATCGCCGTGAAGGTCGGCTGGACTGCCGGCGGCGGGCAATACCTGTCCATCAAGGACAATGGGCCCGGCATTCCGGAAGAGGAAATTCCAATCGTCCTCTCCGCCTTCGGCCAGGGCTCGATCGCCATCAAAAGTGCGGAACAGGGCACCGGTCTTGGCCTGCCGATCGTGCAGGCGATCCTTGCCAAGCATAACGGCCAGTTCGTTCTGCGCTCGAAGCTCAGGGAAGGCACCGAGGCGATCGCCATCCTGCCGTCCCGCCGCGTGCTGCAGAGCCTGCCGCCCGTCGAGGACGTTCCCTCGCCCGCCCGCCGGCGCAAGAGCTTTGCCTAATGCATGTCGCCCAAAAGTGTGCAGCGGTTTTGGGACAACGACATGCACAAAAACAAGGACCTAAAGCGCGCTGCATGAATTTCGCGCTTTAAATTCGCGGGACGCGGACCGAACCGACGCGACCGTCAATCCAGAAACCGAGCCAGAAACACCACGTAGAAGGCGTAGACGCCATTCGCCACGATCAGGCACAGGCAGGCAAATGAGCCGAGATCCTTGGCGTGCCTGCCCATGTCGGAGATTTCCGGCGAGACGCGGTCGACGATCTCTTCGATCGCTGTGTTGATCGCCTCGAAGGCCATCATCAGCAGGAACAAGATCGTCATGGCGACGTATTGAAAGAGCGTCGCGCCGGCGAGCACGAAAGCCACCATGGCCACGCCGAAAGCGATGAGCTCGTGCCGAAAGGCCGCCTCGCCGATCAGCCGCTTCGCGCCGCCGAAGGAGTAGCTCGCTGCCGCAAAGAGGTGCCGGATGCCCGTATGCTTGTTGACGGGTCCGGTCTGGCCGTTGCGGGGGCTGGTGTTCTTGGCGTCCATGTCGTCTCGCGGGCTTGGCATGCGCAGCTTCGACAATCTGATTGAGGCGAATGCGAGGCGACGTCGGCTACGGTTTTCGCCACCTGGCATCAGAGATTCGGCCTCAGACAGAATGCTCCGGCGCCTCCCGATATGCGAGAAGCGGCCCCGCATCAAGACCTGCAGGATGCGAGAATAGCATGCCAGACAGCCGCTCGACAGCAAGGTGCGTTGCGGGCGTAGACAACAGCCAACATCGCCCTACAGCGCCGTGCGTCTTTTCAGACGCACAAAGGACGCTGTAGCACTTTGAATTGCTGCATGTTTTTGTCCTTAAATCGGGTACGATTTAAGGAAACATGCAGCAGCCGTTCTGAGCTCGAGGCGCCCGCCTCAGGAGGCTTCATGCGCCACCATCAGCTCTTGTTGCTGACGCCGGCCTGCGCGAAGGTCGCCATGCCGCTGTGGCAGGCAGCGGCTGCCTTGACGATGCCGGCGGCAAGTGCTGCGCCGGTGCCCTCCCCGAGCCGCATGCCGAGCGCCAGCAGCGGTGTCTTGCCGAGCTTCTCGATCGCGCGGATGTGACCGGGCTCGCTTGAAACATGGCCGATGAGGCAATGGTCCAGAGCACCCGGATTGGCCGCCTTGAGGATTGCCGCCGCTGCGGTCGCGACATAGCCGTCGATAATGACGGGCACCTTCTGCATGCGCGCGGCGAGGATGGCACCGGCCATGGCCGCGATCTCGCGGCCGCCGAGCCGGCGCATCAGCTCGAACGGGTCGGAAAGATGATCTCGATGCAGCGCCACGGCTTTTTCGACGGCGGCGATCTTGCGCCGGAGTACCTCTCCCTCCGATCCGGTTCCCGGGCCGACCCACTCCTCCGCCGTGCCGCCATAGAGGCCGAGATTTATCGCGGCCGCTATCGTCGTATTACCGATGCCCATTTCGCCGATGCAGAGTAGATCCGTGCCGCCGGCGATCGCCTCCATGCCGAAGGCCATGGTCGCGGCGCAATCGCGCTCGGAGAGGGCAGCTTCCTCAGTGATGTCGCCCGTCGGATAGTCGAGCGCCAGGTCGAAGACCTTGAGGCCGAGATCATGCGTCGCGCAGATCTGGTTAATGGCGGCCCCGCCGGCAGCGAAGTTCTCCACCATCTGCGCCGTTACCGACGACGGAAAGGGCGTAACGCCTTGCCGGGTCACCCCGTGATTGCCGGCGAAGATCGCGACGAGCGGCCGGTTGACCGCGGGCGGGCGTCCCGTCCAGGCGGCAAGCCAGAAAGCGATTTCCTCGAGACGTCCGAGCGCACCCGGCGGCTTCGTCAATTGGGCATCCCGCTCGCGCGCCGCAACGAGCGCCGCCGAGTCCGGCCTAGGCAGGTTGCGCAGCAATTCACGGAAATCATCAAACGGCAGGCCGCTGGCACTCATGGGCAATCCTTGCATCTCTCAAAGCGTCGGGCTCGTCATAGAGGGTGACACCGCCCGCGGCAACGGCATTTGCGCCAATTGCTGTCGTCGGCGCATGATCCGCCGGAGGCTGTGCGATTCGGAGCCACGGAGACGAAATGGCATATATCCGCGATCTCTTCGACGACGTAGCGCGATCGGTGGCATTCCTGAGCCGTGTTCCCATGCCCAACCGGCATTTCCTCGATCACGACGGCCGGCTCAGCCGTGCCGTGCGCGCGTTCCCCCTCGCCGGCGTATTGATTGCCCTCCCCGCGGCCGTCTTTGCCGCGCTGTTGAACGCGCTCGGCACAAGCTCGCTCTTCACCGCCTTTGTCGTCGTCGCCGTGCAGGTCCTCGTCACCGGCGCGCTGCACGAGGATGGTCTCAGCGACACGGCGGACGGCTTCGGCGGCGGCCGCGATCGCGAACGCACGCTCGCGATCATGAAGGACAGCCGCATCGGTACCTATGGCGCCGTCGCGCTCATCCTTTCCTTCGGCTTCCGCGTCTCCGCCATCGCCTCCTTCCTGCCCCTGCTGACGTCGGTCGGTGCCGGATTTGTGCTCCTTGCCACCGCCGCTCTCAGCCGTGCCGCCGTGGTCTGGCACTGGTCGCGCCTGCCGCCTGCACGCAGCGACGGCGTTGCGGCCGCTGCGGGCGTTCCTGAAGCGGGGGCGGTGTCGGTGGCGCTCGCTTCCGGCACCGTCCTCGCGCTTCTCTTGTTCTTCGCGGCCGGGGTTTCGGTGGTCGCGGTCCTGTTGTCGTTTGCAGCCTTCGCGCTCGTCGTGCCAGGCTTTGGTAGGATCGCCGCCCGCAAGCTTGGCGGCCATACGGGCGACACGATCGGCGCCACCCAGCAGCTCGCGGAGATCGCCGTTCTCGGCGCCCTTGCGCTGGCGATCTGAAAGGCCGATATAGTGCATGTCGCCCAAAAATGCGCAGCGGTTTTGGGGCAACGACATGCACAAAAACAAAGACCTAAAGCGCGTCGCATAAACTCGATTAAACTCGACGCGCTATTGGTTCGAACGAAACAGAACAGAGCACGTCCCGGGCCATGGAATCCCCTTGCATTCTCGTCTGCGCGATCGACGACAGGACCGGCTACTGTTTCGGCTGCGGGCGCACACGTGAGGAAATCGGCTCCTGGACGCTCTACACCGACGCCGAGCGTCACAGCATCATGCTGGCTCTGCCGGAGCGGCTGGAGGCCGTGGAGCGCAAGCCGCGGCGGGAAACGCGTCGGGCGCGAATGGCGAGAGAACGAAACGGCGCATGAATCGTCTGGTCCTCCTGCTTGCAATTCTCGCCATCGGCCTCGTGCTCCTGATCGTCAATCACGATGCCGGCCAAACCCTCGGCATGAGCAATGACGACTTCGGACAGCTTGTGGCGCTGAGTGCTCTCGCAACGCTATTCGCCGCCGGTATTCTCAGGAGCCGCCGCGGTTTCGGCGAGGGATTGCGCCAGATCGCCATCTGGCTGCTGATCGCGCTCATTCTCGTTTCGACCTACATCTACCGGTTCGAGCTGCAATCCTTTGGCGACCGGCTGCTGGCGGGGCTGTCGCCCGGCAGGGCGATGGTCATCACCGACAGCGAGGGCGAGCAGGAGGTCCTGTTGCAGAAGCGGATCGATGGTCATTTCGCCGCCGATGCGACGATCAACGGTCATGACGTGAACATGCTCGTCGATACCGGTGCGAGCAGCATCGCGCTCACCTATGAGGATGCCGAACGGATCGGTCTCGATCCGGCCAATCTCAGCTATCGTGTGACGGTGATGACGGCAAACGGCCCGGCGCTCGCAGCCCCGGTCACACTGGCGGAGATCGCAATCGGCCCCATTCAGCGCAAGAACATCCGGGCTATGGTCGCAGCCGAAGGCAAGCTCGACCGCAGCCTACTCGGCATGAGCTTCCTCTCGACGCTCGACTTCCTGCAGATGCGCACGGACGAGCTCCGCCTCCGGGATTGACGTCGAACGCAACCGTCAGGGCCCAGCGCTCTTGGGCGCGACTTGCCGGAACGTTATGGCAAACCTGCTGGCGGGCGACCCGCGCCACGCCGAAAGCGGCGAGATTTGGCCGAACGCGATCGACTGTTTCCCCAGGGGTACATACCTGTCGAATGACGGTTGCCCGAGTTCGGCCGCTCCTCGAGGTCGCGACAGATCAACTGTCAACGTGACCGGCAAAGACCTCATCGACCGAGGATACCGCAATAGCGAGATCGACATTGTTGATGAAGGAACTGCCAAGCTTTCGGAAGCCGTTTACGGTAGCCAGATCGCCCGTCACCGAATCGAGCTGCCTGACGCTGCCATTTCCAAGATCAATCATCCACAGACCCGGTTCCCCCGGGATACCGATCACAACAACTTTGGCCATATTGCTACCCTCACGCCCCTTATCAAAAACCGGCCTTTTTCAGCCCCTCACGATAAAGATCTTTCTGCCATTGTTCCTTGAACGGAATGACGGCGAGCCATTTGTCCGCATCAAAAGTTGGATTGGCCTTCAGCGCTCGCATCCTGTGCTGGCGGGCCTTCTTGCGGTCACCGAGCATCGCCCAGCTCGCAGCAACGATTCTGTCGCTCGGCGTCTTATCCTTCATCCTGTAGGCAAAGCCGATGGCCTGCTCGTATTCCCCGAGGAAATAGCTCGCACCCGCAGCACTCCAGAGATAGGCGTCCGGC includes:
- the cobT gene encoding nicotinate-nucleotide--dimethylbenzimidazole phosphoribosyltransferase — its product is MSASGLPFDDFRELLRNLPRPDSAALVAARERDAQLTKPPGALGRLEEIAFWLAAWTGRPPAVNRPLVAIFAGNHGVTRQGVTPFPSSVTAQMVENFAAGGAAINQICATHDLGLKVFDLALDYPTGDITEEAALSERDCAATMAFGMEAIAGGTDLLCIGEMGIGNTTIAAAINLGLYGGTAEEWVGPGTGSEGEVLRRKIAAVEKAVALHRDHLSDPFELMRRLGGREIAAMAGAILAARMQKVPVIIDGYVATAAAAILKAANPGALDHCLIGHVSSEPGHIRAIEKLGKTPLLALGMRLGEGTGAALAAGIVKAAAACHSGMATFAQAGVSNKS
- a CDS encoding diacylglycerol kinase, whose amino-acid sequence is MDAKNTSPRNGQTGPVNKHTGIRHLFAAASYSFGGAKRLIGEAAFRHELIAFGVAMVAFVLAGATLFQYVAMTILFLLMMAFEAINTAIEEIVDRVSPEISDMGRHAKDLGSFACLCLIVANGVYAFYVVFLARFLD
- a CDS encoding TIGR02281 family clan AA aspartic protease — encoded protein: MNRLVLLLAILAIGLVLLIVNHDAGQTLGMSNDDFGQLVALSALATLFAAGILRSRRGFGEGLRQIAIWLLIALILVSTYIYRFELQSFGDRLLAGLSPGRAMVITDSEGEQEVLLQKRIDGHFAADATINGHDVNMLVDTGASSIALTYEDAERIGLDPANLSYRVTVMTANGPALAAPVTLAEIAIGPIQRKNIRAMVAAEGKLDRSLLGMSFLSTLDFLQMRTDELRLRD
- a CDS encoding adenosylcobinamide-GDP ribazoletransferase; amino-acid sequence: MAYIRDLFDDVARSVAFLSRVPMPNRHFLDHDGRLSRAVRAFPLAGVLIALPAAVFAALLNALGTSSLFTAFVVVAVQVLVTGALHEDGLSDTADGFGGGRDRERTLAIMKDSRIGTYGAVALILSFGFRVSAIASFLPLLTSVGAGFVLLATAALSRAAVVWHWSRLPPARSDGVAAAAGVPEAGAVSVALASGTVLALLLFFAAGVSVVAVLLSFAAFALVVPGFGRIAARKLGGHTGDTIGATQQLAEIAVLGALALAI
- a CDS encoding DUF1289 domain-containing protein, whose protein sequence is MESPCILVCAIDDRTGYCFGCGRTREEIGSWTLYTDAERHSIMLALPERLEAVERKPRRETRRARMARERNGA